One window from the genome of Nicotiana sylvestris chromosome 9, ASM39365v2, whole genome shotgun sequence encodes:
- the LOC104234518 gene encoding cyclin-dependent kinase F-4-like, whose protein sequence is MERYKIIKEVGNGAFGNVWQALNKQTGEVVAIKKMKKKYYSWEECMNLRELKECNLYQLMNDRPNIFSESQVRNWCFQIFQGLACMHQQGYFHRDLKPENLLVSKDTIIKIADFGLAREINSHAPYTEYVSTRWYRAPEVILRSPIYGPAVDMWAMGAIMAELLTLRPLFPGLSEADEIYKICCVIGTPSKNEWAHGHELACAINYQFPQLAGVHLSLLLPSVSEDAVNLIASLCSWDPFKRPTAVQVLQHRFFQSCFYIPPSLCSKVAVSSRG, encoded by the exons ATGGAGAGGTACAAGATAATTAAGGAAGTTGGCAATGGTGCATTTGGGAATGTGTGGCAAGCTTTGAATAAACAAACAGGTGAAGTGGTTgcaattaaaaaaatgaaaaagaaatattATTCATGGGAAGAATGTATGAACTTAAGAGAA CTTAAGGAA TGTAACTTATATCAACTTATGAATGATAGGCCTAACATTTTCTCAGAATCACAAGTGAGAAACTGGTGTTTCCAAATATTTCAAGGTCTTGCATGCATGCATCAACAAGGATATTTTCATCGCGATCTTAAGCCAGAGAACTTGTTGGTTTCGAAAGATACAATAATAAAGATCGCTGATTTTGGTCTTGCTCGGGAGATAAATTCTCATGCACCATATACTGAATATGTCTCAACTCGTTGGTATCGTGCACCTGAAGTTATTCTACGGTCACCAATCTATGGTCCTGCTGTTGATATGTGGGCAATGGGTGCAATAATGGCAGAGTTATTAACTCTTCGTCCTTTATTCCCCGGTTTGAGTGAAGCGGATGAGATTTACAAAATATGCTGCGTTATTGGTACGCCATCAAAAAACGAATGGGCGCACGGGCACGAACTTGCTTGTGCTATTAACTATCAGTTTCCGCAGCTTGCAGGTGTACATCTTTCTTTGTTACTTCCATCTGTTAGTGAGGATGCAGTTAATCTAATTGCTTCGCTTTGTTCTTGGGATCCTTTCAAGAGGCCAACCGCGGTCCAAGTTCTACAGCACCGTTTCTTTCAGAGTTGCTTTTATATACCTCCGTCACTATGTTCTAAGGTTGCTGTTTCTAGCAGGGGCTGA
- the LOC104244631 gene encoding calcium-binding protein KRP1-like, which produces MATLGRDVVFEDFFPSMVEKLGAEGFLKELSNGFRMLMDEEREVITFESLKKNSVLLGLKDMRDDEVMCMLREGDFDGDGCLNEMEFCVLMFRLSPDLMDISRIWLEETLAKL; this is translated from the coding sequence ATGGCTACATTGGGACGAGACGTCGTGTTCGAGGATTTTTTCCCTTCAATGGTGGAAAAACTTGGAGCTGAGGGATTCTTGAAAGAGCTAAGTAATGGATTTCGAATGCTAATGGATGAGGAGAGGGAAGTCATTACCTTTGAGAGTTTGAAAAAGAATTCTGTATTGTTGGGATTGAAAGATATGAGAGATGATGAGGTAATGTGCATGTTGAGAGAAGGGGATTTTGATGGAGATGGTTGTTTAAATGAGATGGAGTTTTGTGTGCTTATGTTTCGTTTGAGTCCTGATTTAATGGACATATCAAGAATTTGGTTGGAAGAAACTCTTGCCAAATTGTAG